The Sardina pilchardus chromosome 19, fSarPil1.1, whole genome shotgun sequence genome window below encodes:
- the plcd1a gene encoding 1-phosphatidylinositol 4,5-bisphosphate phosphodiesterase delta-1a isoform X2: MELNGTAGKHGLEGDADLEFLLVGGELQKVRSNSWKKSRFYKLQEDCKTMWHESHKTFRSTQTFSIDDIEAVRHGRQSEGLQKYTDASVEERCFSVIFKGRRKNLDLMASSVEEAKRWVTGLDKVITNMRGLNRQKTSEHWIFNCMRKADKNKDNKMTLKELKHFLHQINIEVDDTYAEELFSKCDKSNSGALEGTEIKHFYDLLTHREEIDVIYAKYAQTDGQMSAANLLSFLQNEQIESVTLEHAVKLIEKYELDDPAKQKKQMTKDGFLMYLHQEEGLIFNPAHKEVYQDMTQPINHYFISSSHNTYLMEDQLKGPSSTEAYIKALMKSCRCVELDCWDGPNGEPIIYHGYTLTSKILFKDVIKAIKEYAFKTSEYPVIISLENHCTVEQQKLMAQHMVSILGDALLTQPLGDQMPSNFPSPEELKGRFLIKGKRLNKLDAAFNNNSAVEDDSVSEEDEAADCKENGQKPKDKTSKIKLAKELSDLVIYCKSVHFSGFEHARDSQAFYEMSSFKEGKAVNLADASATAYIHHNMDKLSRIYPAGSRTDSSNYNPVPLWNAGCQIVALNFQTHGKEMDLNQGRFLPNGMSGYVLKPEFQRDPASQFDPKSLQKGPWYKKKTLHIMVISAQQLPKLNKDKCKSIVDPLVRVEIFGVPADAATKETHYLDNNGFNPMWNENFKFDVHVPDLAMVRFVVEDHDTTSQNDLIGQYCVPFTSLQLGYRHVPLLTKRGDIISSAGLFVHIMVVDAE; this comes from the exons GGTTAGAGGGCGATGCAGACCTGGAGTTCCTGTTGGTGGGCGGCGAGCTGCAGAAGGTGCGGTCCAACTCGTGGAAGAAGAGCCGCTTCTACAAGCTGCAGGAGGACTGCAAGACCATGTGGCACGAGTCCCACAAGACCTTCAGAAGCACCCAGACCT TCTCCATTGATGACATTGAGGCAGTGCGTCATGGCCGGCAGTCCGAGGGGCTTCAGAAGTACACCGACGCCAGTGTGGAGGAACGCTGCTTCTCCGTCATCTTTAAGGGTCGGCGCAAGAACCTGGACCTCATGGCCAGCTCCGTCGAGGAGGCCAAGCGCTGGGTGACCGGCCTGGACAAAGTAATCACCAACATGCGTGGGCTCAACCGGCAGAAGACCAGTGAACA TTGGATCTTCAACTGCATGCGCAAAGCGGACAAGAACAAAGACAACAAGATGACCCTGAAAGAGCTGAAGCACTTCCTGCACCAGATCAATATCGAAGTGGACGACACGTACGCCGAAGAGCTCTTCAGC AAATGTGACAAGTCGAACTCAGGCGCCCTGGAGGGCACGGAGATCAAGCACTTCTACGACCTGCTGACGCACCGCGAGGAGATCGACGTGATCTACGCCAAGTACGCGCAGACGGACGGCCAGATGAGCGCCGCCAACCTGCTGAGCTTCCTGCAGAACGAGCAGATAGAGAGCGTCACCTTGGAGCACGCCGTCAAACTCATCGAAAAGTATGAGCTCGATGACCCAG CCAAGCAGAAGAAGCAGATGACCAAAGACGGTTTCCTGATGTATCTGCACCAAGAGGAGGGGCTTATCTTTAACCCCGCCCACAAAGAGGTGTACCAGGACATGACTCAGCCCATAAACCATtacttcatctcctcctctcacaaCACTTATCTGATGGAGGACCAACTCAAAGGGCCCAGCAGCACAGAAGCCTACATCAA GGCGCTGATGAAGAGCTGTCGCTGTGTGGAGCTGGACTGTTGGGATGGACCCAACGGAGAGCCCATCATCTATCATGGCTACACGCTCACGTCCAAGATCCTCTTCAAAGACGTCATCAAGGCCATTAAAGAATATGCCTTCAAA ACCTCAGAGTACCCGGTCATCATCTCTCTGGAGAACCACTGCACGGTGGAGCAGCAGAAGCTCATGGCCCAGCACATGGTCTCCATCCTGGGGGACGCGCTGCTCACGCAGCCCCTGGGGGACCAGATGCCCTCAAACTTCCCCTCACCAGAG GAGCTGAAGGGGCGCTTTCTGATCAAGGGCAAGCGGCTGAACAAACTGGACGCCGccttcaacaacaacagcgcCGTGGAGGACGACAGCGTGTCTGAGGAGGACGAGGCGGCCGACTGCAAAGAGAACGGCCAGAAGCCCAAAGACAAG ACGTCCAAGATTAAGCTGGCCAAGGAGCTCTCAGACTTGGTCATCTACTGCAAGAGTGTGCACTTCAGTGGCTTTGAACACGCTCGCGATAGCCAAGCCTTCTACGAAATGTCCTCCTTCAAGGAGGGCAAAGCTGTCAACCTGGCAGACGCATCAG CCACAGCCTACATTCACCACAACATGGACAAGCTCAGCAGAATCTACCCAGCTGGCTCTAGGACCGACTCATCCAACTACAACCCTGTGCCTCTGTGGAACGCCGGCTGCCAGATAG TGGCCCTGAACTTCCAAACGCACGGTAAGGAGATGGATCTGAACCAGGGCCGTTTCCTGCCCAACGGGATGAGTGGCTACGTCCTCAAGCCCGAGTTCCAGAGGGACCCAGCCTCCCAGTTTGACCCCAAATCCCTCCAGAAAGGCCCATGGTACAAGAAGAAGACTCTTCACATCATG GTGATCTCGGCCCAGCAGCTGCCCAAGCTCAACAAGGACAAGTGCAAGTCCATCGTGGACCCCCTGGTCAGGGTGGAGATCTTCGGCGTCCCGGCGGACGCTGCAACCAAAGAGACGCACTACCTTGATAATAACG GCTTCAACCCCATGTGGAATGAGAACTTCAAGTTTGACGTGCATGTGCCTGACCTGGCCATGGTGCGCTTCGTGGTGGAGGACCATGACACCACATCCCAGAACGACCTGATTGGTCAATACTGCGTGCCCTTCACCAGTCTACAGCTAG GTTACCGTCACGTCCCACTGCTCACCAAGAGAGGTGACATCATATCCTCCGCCGGACTCTTCGTGCACATCATGGTTGTGGACGCAGAGTGA
- the plcd1a gene encoding 1-phosphatidylinositol 4,5-bisphosphate phosphodiesterase delta-1a isoform X1 encodes MSCLRKSPQKRTKSQEQIYQEQRRKTAQHNGKLIGLEGDADLEFLLVGGELQKVRSNSWKKSRFYKLQEDCKTMWHESHKTFRSTQTFSIDDIEAVRHGRQSEGLQKYTDASVEERCFSVIFKGRRKNLDLMASSVEEAKRWVTGLDKVITNMRGLNRQKTSEHWIFNCMRKADKNKDNKMTLKELKHFLHQINIEVDDTYAEELFSKCDKSNSGALEGTEIKHFYDLLTHREEIDVIYAKYAQTDGQMSAANLLSFLQNEQIESVTLEHAVKLIEKYELDDPAKQKKQMTKDGFLMYLHQEEGLIFNPAHKEVYQDMTQPINHYFISSSHNTYLMEDQLKGPSSTEAYIKALMKSCRCVELDCWDGPNGEPIIYHGYTLTSKILFKDVIKAIKEYAFKTSEYPVIISLENHCTVEQQKLMAQHMVSILGDALLTQPLGDQMPSNFPSPEELKGRFLIKGKRLNKLDAAFNNNSAVEDDSVSEEDEAADCKENGQKPKDKTSKIKLAKELSDLVIYCKSVHFSGFEHARDSQAFYEMSSFKEGKAVNLADASATAYIHHNMDKLSRIYPAGSRTDSSNYNPVPLWNAGCQIVALNFQTHGKEMDLNQGRFLPNGMSGYVLKPEFQRDPASQFDPKSLQKGPWYKKKTLHIMVISAQQLPKLNKDKCKSIVDPLVRVEIFGVPADAATKETHYLDNNGFNPMWNENFKFDVHVPDLAMVRFVVEDHDTTSQNDLIGQYCVPFTSLQLGYRHVPLLTKRGDIISSAGLFVHIMVVDAE; translated from the exons GGTTAGAGGGCGATGCAGACCTGGAGTTCCTGTTGGTGGGCGGCGAGCTGCAGAAGGTGCGGTCCAACTCGTGGAAGAAGAGCCGCTTCTACAAGCTGCAGGAGGACTGCAAGACCATGTGGCACGAGTCCCACAAGACCTTCAGAAGCACCCAGACCT TCTCCATTGATGACATTGAGGCAGTGCGTCATGGCCGGCAGTCCGAGGGGCTTCAGAAGTACACCGACGCCAGTGTGGAGGAACGCTGCTTCTCCGTCATCTTTAAGGGTCGGCGCAAGAACCTGGACCTCATGGCCAGCTCCGTCGAGGAGGCCAAGCGCTGGGTGACCGGCCTGGACAAAGTAATCACCAACATGCGTGGGCTCAACCGGCAGAAGACCAGTGAACA TTGGATCTTCAACTGCATGCGCAAAGCGGACAAGAACAAAGACAACAAGATGACCCTGAAAGAGCTGAAGCACTTCCTGCACCAGATCAATATCGAAGTGGACGACACGTACGCCGAAGAGCTCTTCAGC AAATGTGACAAGTCGAACTCAGGCGCCCTGGAGGGCACGGAGATCAAGCACTTCTACGACCTGCTGACGCACCGCGAGGAGATCGACGTGATCTACGCCAAGTACGCGCAGACGGACGGCCAGATGAGCGCCGCCAACCTGCTGAGCTTCCTGCAGAACGAGCAGATAGAGAGCGTCACCTTGGAGCACGCCGTCAAACTCATCGAAAAGTATGAGCTCGATGACCCAG CCAAGCAGAAGAAGCAGATGACCAAAGACGGTTTCCTGATGTATCTGCACCAAGAGGAGGGGCTTATCTTTAACCCCGCCCACAAAGAGGTGTACCAGGACATGACTCAGCCCATAAACCATtacttcatctcctcctctcacaaCACTTATCTGATGGAGGACCAACTCAAAGGGCCCAGCAGCACAGAAGCCTACATCAA GGCGCTGATGAAGAGCTGTCGCTGTGTGGAGCTGGACTGTTGGGATGGACCCAACGGAGAGCCCATCATCTATCATGGCTACACGCTCACGTCCAAGATCCTCTTCAAAGACGTCATCAAGGCCATTAAAGAATATGCCTTCAAA ACCTCAGAGTACCCGGTCATCATCTCTCTGGAGAACCACTGCACGGTGGAGCAGCAGAAGCTCATGGCCCAGCACATGGTCTCCATCCTGGGGGACGCGCTGCTCACGCAGCCCCTGGGGGACCAGATGCCCTCAAACTTCCCCTCACCAGAG GAGCTGAAGGGGCGCTTTCTGATCAAGGGCAAGCGGCTGAACAAACTGGACGCCGccttcaacaacaacagcgcCGTGGAGGACGACAGCGTGTCTGAGGAGGACGAGGCGGCCGACTGCAAAGAGAACGGCCAGAAGCCCAAAGACAAG ACGTCCAAGATTAAGCTGGCCAAGGAGCTCTCAGACTTGGTCATCTACTGCAAGAGTGTGCACTTCAGTGGCTTTGAACACGCTCGCGATAGCCAAGCCTTCTACGAAATGTCCTCCTTCAAGGAGGGCAAAGCTGTCAACCTGGCAGACGCATCAG CCACAGCCTACATTCACCACAACATGGACAAGCTCAGCAGAATCTACCCAGCTGGCTCTAGGACCGACTCATCCAACTACAACCCTGTGCCTCTGTGGAACGCCGGCTGCCAGATAG TGGCCCTGAACTTCCAAACGCACGGTAAGGAGATGGATCTGAACCAGGGCCGTTTCCTGCCCAACGGGATGAGTGGCTACGTCCTCAAGCCCGAGTTCCAGAGGGACCCAGCCTCCCAGTTTGACCCCAAATCCCTCCAGAAAGGCCCATGGTACAAGAAGAAGACTCTTCACATCATG GTGATCTCGGCCCAGCAGCTGCCCAAGCTCAACAAGGACAAGTGCAAGTCCATCGTGGACCCCCTGGTCAGGGTGGAGATCTTCGGCGTCCCGGCGGACGCTGCAACCAAAGAGACGCACTACCTTGATAATAACG GCTTCAACCCCATGTGGAATGAGAACTTCAAGTTTGACGTGCATGTGCCTGACCTGGCCATGGTGCGCTTCGTGGTGGAGGACCATGACACCACATCCCAGAACGACCTGATTGGTCAATACTGCGTGCCCTTCACCAGTCTACAGCTAG GTTACCGTCACGTCCCACTGCTCACCAAGAGAGGTGACATCATATCCTCCGCCGGACTCTTCGTGCACATCATGGTTGTGGACGCAGAGTGA